The region GCTGCCAGTACTCTTCGGCGTGCGTCCCCAATTTTTCAAACAGATGCGTCTTGATGGCGCGTGCATCATCTTttggtgcgccgcgcgaccCGCCGCCACTTACGCGCAGGCGGGCCATGGTATAAGATAGCAAGACGAAATGGTGGAGGCGTTGCACACACGATACGAGTTCAATCATGTGACCACTTCATTATACACTATGGACAGCTTTCCCCTTTGGACATCACACTTATGGCGCCTGTTGTTGGGAAAGTAGACGCTCCAGGGCACGCTCCGTGCGATAATTACTGCGCTCCAACGCCTTGACGACctgcgagcgcgagaaaCCCATTTGGCACAGCTGGCGCACAGGTCCAATGTCGCCGGGAACAGGGGGTGTTGGCGCCCGTGCTTGGGTGGGCTGTGGCGGCGAGAGCGGCTTGTTCGGACTGAAGTTGTCCTCAAACGCATCTTGGGGTGTCGAAACTGGAGCGGCAGTAGATTGAGGTGTTGCTCCGGCGGTCGGGGccagcacaggcacgcctCCCGACATgggctgctgcgccgcaccgGCCGTGAGTTTCGTGGACTGCTGCAGATAGGCAGGTACACCTCCCGTCACGGGCGAACGTGAAGAAACACCAAGGTTCTTACCAAGCGATGCGGGGGCAACGCCTGATGCAGCCGGTTCTGTCTGATGCTGAACCACATTCGCGAAACTCATGTGAGAAAACGCAAGCTCAAAGTCGTCTTTTTGTTGCGATGTCTGCAAGCTGGGCGTCTGTGGCTCCGAGGATGCAGGCAGAGTCACTGTCGATGCCGAAGATGGAGGAATACTCGACTTCATGACATCATTGGATGGCATGGCGGCAGTGCCGGATGTATTAGGCGAATgcggctcaggcgccgGCAAATCAATGACCTGAACGGGCTTGCCTGGCGCGGACGACACTGCTGAGgtcgcatgcgccgagGGCTCTGTGTGGGCCTGACTCGGAAAACCACCAGGCACGTCCATGTCATCCACGTCTTCCCGTGGGATGTTCGTGTCAGGCGCTGTatcgtggcgcatggcatctGGGGCTTCGGGACCCTTTTCATGCTCGTTTTCCTCGGTGGCCGGCACCGCTTCCTTTCCCTGGCTAGCAGTGCCGCCCAAAGTAGCACCTGCAGCAACACCCGCACCAGCCGCTGTGAATGCATCAAAGCCGTATTGAGAGTCAAATCTGACGGGCTCTTCCGTATAGGCGTGGTCTCCTTCGTTGTACAATGCCTCGAATGGGTTACGGGCACGCGTGGTCGGTGGTGCCCCTGCATTGGGCGACATGGACCGAGACAACGACTCATGTTCGTCGCGTGCGGACGACAGCTGCTTGTTCAAAGCGGCTGCAGCATCCGCTTCCTTGCGCTGTTGCTGCTCCAAAACGCCATGGCTTTCACGCAGGCGCGACGTCTCTGTCTCGAGCTCCGCGAGCTGGCGCCTAAGCTCGTGTGCAGATTCACGGTCCTGGAGAAGCTTCTGTTCCAGCTCATCACGCTGTGTGCGGATAGCACTTAGCTCACTCTCTTCTCGGATCACATCCTGGCGAAGGCTAGTAATTTCGGCATTCTGCACCTGCACCTTATCTTCCACCTCCTTCAGAGCCATTTGCTCGGAGGCAAATGCATTGcgtgcacgcgccagctgcgctTCCAGCTCACCAATCGTCGTCGAATGTGACGAGAGCGTCGactcagcagcagcgcggcgcgccttgacATCCTCCAAATCTTTGTTGGACGACTCTAGAGCCTTGCTAGTCTCTTCAGCCTTGGTATCACGCGAAAGTGCCGAAAGCGGTGCATCAAAGTCATCGTCAAAGGCTTGCGGTACCTCACGAGGCTTGCCACCCAAGCCATCAGTCACAGCGCTGGTGCCGGCATTAGCACTGGCCACAGTAGCGAGGCCAGCACCGGCCGCGGCAGCATCAGGGTTCACACTACTCGTCTTTGGCAGTTCGGGTGTCTTGGTGTTGGATGGAGCCggtgcagcagccacagctGCATCATCAAAGGGCGACCCAACATCCAACCTACTACTAGGCACATCCGTGTCCAGTAGTGAGAACAAGTCGCGCTGAGTTTCGGTTTGCTTGGTTCCGGTTtgcgagcgcatcgatgGCGGCACAAGAGAGGCTGGGAGCTCCTGCGGAAGCTCCTTTCCGGAAATGCGATCGTTAATCAAGTGCATCGCCACAGCAAACTCGTCCCGCGTCAGCGTGCCGCTCTGGTTCATATCAGTAAGGTCCCACACATGCGCCAGAGTCGATTCATCCAATCCGCTCTGCAAAAAGAACGGCACTACCACGCTGCCATCCACATATCCGGCACGTTCGGTATCAAGTGAATCAAAGAAACCATCGTAGCGCGTCTTGTCTGCAGGCGTAATAGCCCAACCATCTGATAATGGTCCAGAGGATGACAAAGCAGTGGCAGGCATCGTCGTGGAGCGTTCAGGCGCAGGTCCAGAGGACAGAGTTGAAGCGCGCGGGGGAGCCGCTGctggcatcgatgcagAAGGTGGTGCAAGCGCAGAAGCAGGTACAGGGCTTGGCATTATGTGCTGGTCCGTTCCTGTTCGTTGTGGCTGCAAGGGCGTCGAAGGCACAGAGGAATGATCACTAGCTGACTCGTACATGCCGTTCGGCAACACCGTCGGAAGTGTGGTTATGGTCCCATTCATCGTGCCCTGAATATAATGCATACCAATAATAAAGTCGGTAAGGTCTAATACACCCCGCTGCTTTGTGTCAGCGAGATTCCAGA is a window of Malassezia restricta chromosome III, complete sequence DNA encoding:
- a CDS encoding scaffold protein involved in the formation of early endocytic sites, whose protein sequence is MSNMVASALNLTPAERQSFAQLYSMADSTNAGVVTGDAAVKFFEGFKLPTLTLGQIWSIADSGNNGFLTFNSFAVAMRLTARAQRGESVNEQAVHIPGEPPVHENVLMPSNAIDSSPVSLISPEDKARFMRIFAMVGPTNGVLNGDQVKDVFLKSKLPYSKLGEIWNLADTKQRGVLDLTDFIIGMHYIQGTMNGTITTLPTVLPNGMYESASDHSSVPSTPLQPQRTGTDQHIMPSPVPASALAPPSASMPAAAPPRASTLSSGPAPERSTTMPATALSSSGPLSDGWAITPADKTRYDGFFDSLDTERAGYVDGSVVVPFFLQSGLDESTLAHVWDLTDMNQSGTLTRDEFAVAMHLINDRISGKELPQELPASLVPPSMRSQTGTKQTETQRDLFSLLDTDVPSSRLDVGSPFDDAAVAAAPAPSNTKTPELPKTSSVNPDAAAAGAGLATVASANAGTSAVTDGLGGKPREVPQAFDDDFDAPLSALSRDTKAEETSKALESSNKDLEDVKARRAAAESTLSSHSTTIGELEAQLARARNAFASEQMALKEVEDKVQVQNAEITSLRQDVIREESELSAIRTQRDELEQKLLQDRESAHELRRQLAELETETSRLRESHGVLEQQQRKEADAAAALNKQLSSARDEHESLSRSMSPNAGAPPTTRARNPFEALYNEGDHAYTEEPVRFDSQYGFDAFTAAGAGVAAGATLGGTASQGKEAVPATEENEHEKGPEAPDAMRHDTAPDTNIPREDVDDMDVPGGFPSQAHTEPSAHATSAVSSAPGKPVQVIDLPAPEPHSPNTSGTAAMPSNDVMKSSIPPSSASTVTLPASSEPQTPSLQTSQQKDDFELAFSHMSFANVVQHQTEPAASGVAPASLGKNLGVSSRSPVTGGVPAYLQQSTKLTAGAAQQPMSGGVPVLAPTAGATPQSTAAPVSTPQDAFEDNFSPNKPLSPPQPTQARAPTPPVPGDIGPVRQLCQMGFSRSQVVKALERSNYRTERALERLLSQQQAP